One Coffea eugenioides isolate CCC68of chromosome 2, Ceug_1.0, whole genome shotgun sequence genomic window, GAAATAACAAATTTATCCACCTTGATACAGTGTCAGATTGTCCACCTTAAATCCAGAGAGAAAAGGCACTGTTGTTTTGAAATATTTACGGGCTAATACAATTGGGTTTGTCCGGGTGGAAGAGTTGGACTCATCCTTTGCTTTAAGTAAAGATATGGAAACTCTGCAGAATCCTGATGGTGTTCCATCTCAAATGGAACTCAACTGTTTTTGCAACTAGATTAATTGGTTTTCCTTATAGTCACAAAAGATGTGTAAGGGACTAAATGCCTGGTGATAACACCTTTGAACTTCAATTTATACTTCTCAAAGAATCTCAAAAGTCTAACGCCTTTAAACTTCAATTTATAATTCTCATAGAATCTCAAAACTCTAAACCCAGGGCACCATTCATTTGTGTCACTCAAGCACAACATGCTTGCCAAGGCCAAACATAAACTCAATTTTCTACTGAAGCACCGCTATGTCCAcccccttcccccccccccccccctctttccaaaaaaaaaacccccaaaaaaaagattTTCTTGTATTTAAGAAGTTTTACAAGAATACTCACCTTTACATGACTCTCGAAGGGCCTgttgaatgagaaaaatcaaTAAATCATTCCTGAAAAAAGATTTAAACACCAAAAAGTAATAGCCGCAACACTAAGACCACACACATTAAATAATTCCAGTGCAGGACCTACATAATAAACTATAAAAATGCGAAAAAAAGGGTCAATTCTGAAGCAACCTGATGCCATTTGTATATGTCTAACAATTGACAATTCAACAGTAGCAAGTATCTAACAATCACAAAAGCCAAAGCCCAAAAGTAGAGGAGGGGGGAAAATAAATCTCACCCACTGGCTTGAATATTTGTGAGGAAAGATATTCTCTCCTCCCCCAACCCCTTCCAACCTCCTCCCCTCAAAGTAAGCCTcaagttattttatttttcttaaaatgcaTGAATATTAAGTGGCTGTTCAAGACGTTATCAAAATCCTACCACCGAGCTAGTTGTGACGATTCATCAGGCATAGAGAAGCACAAAAGCAAGATCACATAATCCGTCTTCTCTGAAAGGAAAAACAAGTGGTTTCCAAACATAATAGATAGCTGAATCTCACAAACATAATACGAAAGGAGCTTCATAATACACCTGTTAGACTATAAGCGCGTAGCAAAATCCTTCATGATCTCTCATGTTCAACCTTATATCAGAAAATAATCGATTCCAGTGGATCAACCAAGCTAAAAAATTATGCTAATATTTCAAAGTAAAATCCATGTCCAACTCCTCCAAAGGAAGAATGTATCAATCCCAAATTGAAGGAAAAATACTTCTGCAGAAATAGTATCACACGGGTATCTCTTGCTAAACATGAATCCATGCTGTGCAGTATCTGAAGATTTATTTACCTTTCCTAAAATGAGAGGAACAAGAAGTGTGAGAATCAGGCTTCTGAACAACTGCTCAGTCGGAACAGATACACCGACTCCAGAAGCTATGAATTTTGAGATGGAAAACGGAATCTGAAATATAATAAGCTAGAGTCGGTACATTTTAAGCTGATAAAACATAAGCATAGAACAAAGTTTATCCACAAGAAATCAAAACATACACGAAACGGTTCAGATGCACTACAAAGTGATGGCTCTTGTGAAAGACTACCCAGTATGTGAAAATTcataattttgataaaattataGCTTTTTATTTAAGAAATATGGAGACATAGCAAATTATAACAAAGTGAGAGACTCGGAAAATGTTGAAAGTCTCAAGAACATGAAAACtgttaaaagaaatttataaaaaaaataatttgtatAAGTGTCTACATTGAAACAGGAAACAACAAAAACCTGATGTTTCAACTTTTTGTCATTTTAATCAATGATGGAACATTATAAATAATTATATAGCTAAAATATACTCTACGTGTATTTTCTGTTAGCCTCTTTTAAATGCCAATGAAACCATGTAAAACCACAAGACAGAGGGATATAAGTAGAGCTGACTACATTTCCCTTGTGAATACAACATAGTTTTGTGCCATGGTGGCTTTTTGTTCATACTGCCACCATGAGTGAGAATACTCAAAGAGGGGAAGAGAAAACAtcaaaattgattaaatatcaaGCTAGAAGATAATTATCTATGACTTATTAAGTCAACAAACTTCAAAAGGCATAATGTagctaaatttcagaaaaaaattAGGATATACCTTGAAAATCAGTGACAATACCAATAAAATTCAAGATGATACTACTCTTTAAACATAAAGGAAAATTGTTTCAGGATCCCATGATCACAATGATAAAACTTACAATTAAAATTCCTAAAAGATTTGATATAACTGTCATTGCAAGAGCAAGGGCAGAATTCCCACCAGCCAGCTGCATTTAGCAATATAAACCTGAAGTCAGATTTTGcaaacatatttttatttttctcttcctttatttatttatttatttatttgggttCCTTTATTATCCTGTATAATTACTAAGAGCAGACTGTACAAGGAGACTGATGACATTCAACACACCCGAGTCAGTGCTATTCCACTTGATAATGTTGTTGGCATACAGCAAAATATGGCCagtcctaaaaaaaaaaaagagaatagtCATATTTTTACCAAAGAAATAACAGAACAGTTAAACAGAAAGGGATTTAATTTAAGATGCTTATAGCACgccaattaaataaaaaaactcaGTAGGTAGTACTGCTACCAATGGGAGAACAAGAAAAACAATTCAAGAGCATTACTTTTTTCTACTATAGCTATAGGTAACTGGGAATAAGGGACAAAAGACCAAGAAAATCAAGTTCACTTTACAGGACACAACTAAGGATTTAGGTGAAGAACTTTCATTTTGTCAACATACAAGAGATGTAAAGAAGCACATTGTGAATAACGACAAAAAACTGTGGAAGGAAAATAGAATCCTAAAAGCAAGGCAACTTATCAAACCTGTAACAAATTCCTGTGGTTGGAGCTTAAGTAGTAATATAACCTTTGAAAAAAATGGAGTGAAAAACAAAATTGAAGCCTGCAAtgggaaaaattaaaaaagggaGTTCAATCCCATAGAAATACAAATGTTGAACAGAATTTGATCTGCCATATGAACCTTAAAACTGTGACATAAGAAGAGAACAGATCCAAAATAAGTGGATTAATAAGTAGTAACGTGAATCTTATTaatcgagaagaagcaaaagaaaagagcaATATATAAGTTCCAAATTCCTCCACATATAATGGAttgtttcttttccatttcGGCAAGTTAACATCCTGTTCCCCGATAGAAATACAAGATGAAAGAATAAAGACAAATTGAATTATTTAAGAGAAAtgaacctacaaaaacaaaaaatggcTCATAAGTATTCAGGGTCATACAAGCCCAAATAGTCCAACTTGCCAAGCTTCAGCAGCGGCACCAATTTCATCAGAACGCAGTGTCAatcctgttttggaaaaaacaTAAGGAAATACATATTTTGAAGTTTTATAACGCAATGACCAGTGGGACTAGCAGAGCATTCAACCCCACTGGGCTGGGGGTTTTCATCCTGCTCTCTCCAGTTCCCCTTAGTCAAAAGAACATAAAAAGCGATAAACAAGCACAAAGTACCTGAAATTACAAATATCCCAAAACTGCTAAACCTTGATAGATATAGTCTATCAGCAATACAACCAGGTGTAGGATTTGCAAGTCCTAATGCTACTCCACCGATAAGAGCTGCAAATTACAAGAAAAACAGATATATTAGCTCCTCATTTTTTGAGCAACAAGTCAAGTAAGTAGATCATTTTTTGTCCAACTAGTAAATGCTGAACTAAAAATGGCAATGTTATCAAACACAGAATTGTTCGATCAGCCAATTAAGAAGAGTATTACTGAAACAACTTGGACTCACATGCAAGATGTCATTATCTGTTACAGATAAAAGCATCATAAGAACTAGAGGTGTGCAATTAGCAATTTTCATTTCAGAGAAGGGAAAATCATAAGCATTACCATATTCGCACCAGGCAAAGTCAATTACAAGCATAAAACTTAGTTCATAAACTTGCCTAATGGAAGAAAATTATTGGACGCGAATTTCAACAATGATTTTGTCCAATTGCCAGCTTTCACTTGTGGAAGTTGCTCTTTACTTCCATCTCCCTAAATCAAATTCAACAATTTACTCATTTTTTGTTATATAATGCAGAGGAAAAAGTACACATTACAAGAATTAGATAGTCGAAAGTAAACCTGATGGGAGAGACTACTACTACTTGCTCTGATAGATTTGCTTGAAATGGGGAGGTGGATAAAGTGAACATCACACGAATTGCCACCTCCACTTAAACTCCGGCTGCCAGAGGGTGAGAAGGAAGTAATCGGGGATTGCACGCGCCGACGATGGCCAGGTGGAGATGTGATGGCCGGCGATTTGAGGCTTAGAGTTTGAAGTGTTCCCGCCATCACGATTGAACGCAAACAACGGCACAGCAATTCCAGGTGAAATGGAATTGAGAGGGAGAGTATAAGAAGAAGCGGCGGACCTGGGTGTCAGTGGTTCCGACAGTGAGCCAGCGCGACAGCCAAGCGTTTTTTCGTTTGCGTATGTGAGAGAGATTATCCTGACCCACCCGATTGATATCTAAGCAGGTTCAGTCGAGTAGAGTCGGGTCTGTCCTCAACTACTAAACACAGAGTTGGACCAAGCAAGTCCCTATTTTCAATTGACTTTAGCCTTTAGGATGAAAATGACTTTGGACTAGAGTATCCAGCGAGCCATCTTCGATGAAATTTTTATGCACATCGagtctcctctctctctctctcacataaATTAGGTTATAGAAATTCTATCgttgtaataaaaaaaaaaaaaattagagtatCCAGCGAgtccctttttattttttcttcgcATTCATCTTATCGAAAGGAAAATCAACTTTGGACCAAGCAGGTTTTTGTAGAAAATGACTTTACGATGAAAATGACTTTGGACCAAAACATGATGGCAATTTTTCACAAACTCGTTTTGTGAGATTCTGCTATCTATTTAATGTTTGGAAACCACTTTTTCCTTTCACAGGAGACGGAGTATGTGATCTTGCTTTTGTGCTACTTTATGCCTGATGAACCGTCACAGCTAGCTCGGCGGTACGATTTTGATAAGGTATTGAACAGCCGCTTAATATTCATGCTTTTTAAGAAAAACAGAGAATAATCTAAGACTTACTTTGAGTTGACAGCAGGAGGTTGGAGTGGGCTGGGGGGAGGAGAGAAATATCTTTCCTCACAAATATTCAAGGCAGTGGGTTTACTTGTGGGTGAGAATTATTTCCTTCTCTACTCCTCTCTTCTCCTGGGCTTTGACTCCTGTGATGGTAATTTTTCACTAAATTCAGTTCATACAAATTATTGTTCTCAACACTTGCAACTGACAAATTTCCACCCCCATTTGAGACAAAACCATTTTGTGTTGAGTCATCACTTGGGTTGGGGTGACGGCATTGGTCTAAAAGGAGTACCCTTGAGCAAATTAGACATCGCCTTTCAGAAACCATAACCAGGAGTTTCCTCGAAATACAACACGCGTAAATAGCAGTAACGCGGAAATTTGCTTCAGTATGACCTCGCTAGCGTATGCATATGCATATGATCATAAGTTCCGAGCTATGAAGTTTTCCAGTTGTATGCGTCATTATGTAATAATAGAACTCAGCACAAGATCCCGTTGCCAACGTAAATCCAGGTGAACAAACccagagggaaaaaaaatgcgCTCTTACTTTTAGAGAAAGAATCAAGTTCCTCTGCCTTCAAGAGAGTACCAAATCCACACCAGCAAAAAGAATTTAAGCACCAAAGGATAAATTAAAATTAGAGATTAACCGAATCCATCCAGAATATATGCAACACCAACACAATTTGTGCGCCTGTCAAAGCATAAGATTAACATTGTGATTCATAATACATGCAACACCATTACAACATGCACGCATGTCAAAGCATGAAAATAAGAGCATTCGTTACACTCGAGACAGAAAAGATGAAACCCACATGTTAATGCAACTCCACAACTTCAGATGCAAAGCATACAGAAGTCACTAGTTTGGCACTCAAGAAGTAAAGATAGAGACCACAGGAATTAAGAGCGCTAGTTTATGAATACGTAGGTAGCGGCCGTTCTAACTCAAATTAGATGGAAAAGAAGTAACAAAGTAGATGGAGGGAGAAGCATATCAAGGTAATTATTTCCTCACTGAAAACTTTCTAATCATGTTACTTATGACAACCTCCTTGCAGTAACTCCAGAGTGAAATGCTTAAAGTTGCTAACTGTCAAAGATCAACTCCAAGGTGCAAATATAAGAACTCTTTGTATATGACCTTAAACTGTTTCTGAATATCCTCCCAGTAGTTTACACAGCAAAGCATATCTAAAAAACCCCAAGTACTGGTTCCAAAAGTGAAGGAGAGGAAACCAAGAATGCTGATGTTTCTTCACACTACGCTAATCTTATGGCCATATAGTTTTTCTTAGAAATCCAATTAAACTATCAACATTTGTCAACCTGGAAGATAACTCATGAAGATTGGCACATTAAGATATTTCCATCCAATAAAAGAAAGGCAAACCTAAACATAAAACGTACCAAGGATGTGCAAGCAGGAAGCAAGGCATAACCATCAGTCTATTACTGATACTAATCATGTAATATCTAGACAGAAATCTACACCACAATCTGATACAGAACAGGAGGCAGAAGATTTAAGCCTTAAAATTTAGCACCGGATGTGAATGAGAAACATAAAAGCAAACTTCCGGTCAAAAAATtcagagagtcaaaattcaaaaacaagAAAGTCCCACGAAAGCAACTTGGGTTGTTCATCAGACATTTCCTAGGACAGTCCTTAACCATCAAGCATTTGAAGCAATATACATACATGCAGATAGTAATTGGAAAAAAAGAGCATGAGAAGCAGGAGTGTGGCAAATTATTTCTTCTCCTTTTGAGGCACCTAATCCTAGAAAACTTCTTCATCCATTAGCCACaatcccaaattttttttttttttcaaaaggatGATGGTGGAAACTGTCTACTCAGATTGAACAGAGATTCCCAAAATATACGACTTCAAAGAACAACTAAACAATAGCATTTCCCAGCAGAAGAAGAGAATTGTATTTACTCTAGACAATAGAACTACTGTCTATTCAGTATAATATCTGTCCATTCAGTAAACAACCAAGGTCTACCTAAATAGTGAAGAAAAGAACATCATGATAATAGCTTTGTCCAGCGCCAGACAAAAATTGAAACTGtcttaaagaaaataaataaaacaaattcACTTAGACGTTTTTATGCATTCTTCCAAGCATGCCAAAACTCCCTCTTAGTATTTCTAGTTTTCAAGAGAGTACAGCAGTCAACTGTTGCTTTGGAAAATAAAAATGGGAAtgatgaaaaggaaagaaaaccccATAAAGAAAGGAACAATGGCTAAGCATCAGTAATGAATAAGTTCTCAGCATTTTATTCATCTAATCAAAGTTCAACACTTAAAATGGCTGATTattttaaagaagaaaagagaagcaGAACCAGTGGTGTGTTGTCAAATGCATACTATATTCATCAAAGCCActtgcttttcctttcttcttcttgctgGTACTGATCACCATCACGATAACCAATCTTTAATTGAAGCATCCATAGAACTGAAATATACAGCTTTATAAGCACATACCTAGGTTAGACAATATCCGAGGGAACAAAAAGAAACATAATCACTGTCTAAAATCCATCGTCCTTTGAAAATCATTAAGCCCCGCAAGCTATGAGCATCCATGTCAAGTATCCATTACCACATCAGAATCACCAAATTATAACTAGAAATAGGTACATTTGGAACAAAACCTCAGGAATCTGAAGAAACACTTCTAAAAGCGCAGCATTCTATAATATTTCCAACAGAAAAGAACAGTGCCCTTAACACTTCATATCAACCATCCACTACTCTATTCACCAGTCTACCCTCTTTATGTAAAGAACTCAGGTTTCTAAAAACATAAAGCAACCAAAAAATACCCCCGTACCTAAATGTTAACCAATCAGTAACAAAAAACTAATCTACAAGTAACACTAAACACGCCATCTGAGTTACAATTCATTTGAGCACTTCAAAACATCACCAGCAGAGAAAATAGAGCGTAAATCAAGAAACAAGCGTACGCAATCAATCCCCGATGCTCGTCCCCGTAAGAAGCCAGCTCCACCAGCAACCTAGTGCAAACCCTGGTCGACCATATAACAAAAAACCCAGATATTACCATAATCAACATCCCGCCCTGGGGCACAAACAGTGAAATTGCCGATGAAATCACAATCGGCAACATACAATATCCAATCAGGCTAAGACACCTGTACAAATCCAGATTCCCGTTTCGCCCAGCGAGCATATTGAACACCACGTAAAGAAACAAAGCCGCCACTGTAACCCACCCCAATATGATCCCGAAGTGGAGCTTTCCAGCTAGCAACTGAAATAGCCCGAACGCCATAAGGAACAAAAACGGACCGGAGAGATCCGCGTCGTCGTGGAGATCGGCTCTTACCCGGAAAGGATTGAGGATTGAGATggttttttgataaatttgtttAGTGTTGATGCCGAGTTCTTCAAGGAGAGGTGCCTCGTCTTCGAATCCCGTTCCACCGCCTCCGATGGTGGTGGGAGCGAATTGAGGGGTAGAGAAGGCAGTGGAAGACGGGGCAGAGGACACGTCGAAAGACATGAAAGGGATGTTAGGGTTTGCAGATCTCGGAGGCTGAAACGGAGCCGATGGACGACGTTGCTGGGGGCCGGGGCCTATCACAGTACCGGGGTTTCCCCCGGAGGGAAATACTACCGGTGGCACGTTGAAGTCCTTCGCCATGGATCGGAGATCTGTTGattctttcctttttcgtctttttccaaaaaaattggATAAACAGAACTGATTGGTGTTACAAAATTTTGTTGAATAAAGTTATGCCCGGTTACAGTAGTAGTATTTGGGGATACTCGTCATTCGAGCACACTGACCTTCTCCATTAAGTCTTGCTGACTTCTACCGTTTGTTCGTGGGGATGATAATTTCAACGTAATCCTCccaaatttctaaaatattcACATGCACCTTTTAGATTTTCTAATATTGAACTTTCC contains:
- the LOC113761066 gene encoding protein YIPF5 homolog; translation: MAKDFNVPPVVFPSGGNPGTVIGPGPQQRRPSAPFQPPRSANPNIPFMSFDVSSAPSSTAFSTPQFAPTTIGGGGTGFEDEAPLLEELGINTKQIYQKTISILNPFRVRADLHDDADLSGPFLFLMAFGLFQLLAGKLHFGIILGWVTVAALFLYVVFNMLAGRNGNLDLYRCLSLIGYCMLPIVISSAISLFVPQGGMLIMVISGFFVIWSTRVCTRLLVELASYGDEHRGLIAYACFLIYALFSLLVMF
- the LOC113764091 gene encoding probable sodium/metabolite cotransporter BASS4, chloroplastic isoform X1, which codes for MAGTLQTLSLKSPAITSPPGHRRRVQSPITSFSPSGSRSLSGGGNSCDVHFIHLPISSKSIRASSSSLSHQGDGSKEQLPQVKAGNWTKSLLKFASNNFLPLALIGGVALGLANPTPGCIADRLYLSRFSSFGIFVISGLTLRSDEIGAAAEAWQVGLFGLASILFFTPFFSKVILLLKLQPQEFVTGLAIFCCMPTTLSSGIALTRLAGGNSALALAMTVISNLLGILIIPFSISKFIASGVGVSVPTEQLFRSLILTLLVPLILGKALRESCKGVANFADQNRKLLSVMSAVFLSLVPWIQVSRSRTLLLMVKPAVFFLAVWMGVLLHALLLVFNGLAIHILSTICGGSKSAFAKKENTSALLLVASQKTLPVMVAVVEQLGGAFGESGLLVLPCVAAHLNQIVVDSFLVSFWLQKEHAFDSAKAA
- the LOC113764091 gene encoding probable sodium/metabolite cotransporter BASS4, chloroplastic isoform X2 → MAGTLQTLSLKSPAITSPPGHRRRVQSPITSFSPSGSRSLSGGGNSCDVHFIHLPISSKSIRASSSSLSHQGDGSKEQLPQVKAGNWTKSLLKFASNNFLPLALIGGVALGLANPTPGCIADRLYLSRFSSFGIFVISGLTLRSDEIGAAAEAWQVGLFGLASILFFTPFFSKVILLLKLQPQEFVTGLAIFCCMPTTLSSGIALTRLAGGNSALALAMTVISNLLGILIIPFSISKFIASGVGVSVPTEQLFRSLILTLLVPLILGKVPWIQVSRSRTLLLMVKPAVFFLAVWMGVLLHALLLVFNGLAIHILSTICGGSKSAFAKKENTSALLLVASQKTLPVMVAVVEQLGGAFGESGLLVLPCVAAHLNQIVVDSFLVSFWLQKEHAFDSAKAA